From the genome of Argentina anserina chromosome 4, drPotAnse1.1, whole genome shotgun sequence, one region includes:
- the LOC126790316 gene encoding AMSH-like ubiquitin thioesterase 3: MKIDVNQMTRRVEVDNRYPLRFYYRIADNLLKQASIYRDEKNIIELYVILVRFSSLVADTIPCHRDYQATLPKERSLYKKKLLSVLDELESLKPEFRHRVSEHNEADAASQLPEFESTSYGLQTSSLEWPPPVNTKSLSMNVRQPASLTSQSSWKYQNDFSRGTTSTIQIDKQFQNLSFNLPLPNKETLSRHSFLGPNGLQGQWRGPSTKVKVHYPSSTDLSPSENSSLNQTVQYGLVGVKKGDPVAVNSTMESVLSLDNGDWQHPAQESCPSWISEAKEDPFPLVKQPSPPPVLARVQQEVTPVHHSKVADPRPGLANPSQDGMPNSNIYQHLHVPIKMMDDFLRLARRNTEKNLETCAVLAGSLKNKVFHITTLIIPKQESTSDSCQTLNEEEIFEVQDRLSLFPLGWIHTHPSQTCFMSSVDLHTHYSYQIMLPEAIAIVMAPTDTSSPHGIFHLSDPGGVSVIRNCQQRGFHPHEEPSDGTSIYEHCSHVYINSNLKIDVIDLR, encoded by the exons ATGAAGATCGACGTCAACCAAATGACTCGCCGAGTCGAGGTCGACAATCGCTATCCCCTCCGATTCTACTACCGCATCGCCGATAATCTCCTCAAACAG GCTAGTATATACCGTGACGAGAAGAACATTATAGAGTTGTATGTCATACTTGTCCGATTTTCGAG TTTGGTGGCCGACACTATACCCTGTCATCGGGACTATCAGGCCACTCTTCCGAAAGAGAGGAGTCTTTATAAGAAG AAACTGTTGAGTGTACTGGATGAGCTCGAGTCTTTGAAGCCAGAATTCCGACACCGTGTGAGTGAACATAATGAGGCAGATGCAGCTTCTCAGCTTCCTGAATTTGAGAGCACTTCGTACGGCTTGCAGACGTCTTCTTTAGAATGGCCGCCTCCTGTTAACACTAAATCATTGAGCATGAATGTTAGGCAG CCTGCTAGCTTGACATCTCAATCATCATGGAAGTATCAAAATGATTTTTCCCGGGGTACAACAAGTACCATACAAATCGACAAGCAGTTCCAAAACCT ATCTTTTAATCTACCCCTTCCAAATAAAGAGACTTTGTCTAGGCATTCATTTTTGGGTCCAAATGGTCTTCAGGGTCAGTGGCGAGGACCCAGCACAAAAGTTAAG GTTCATTATCCAAGCAGCACTGACTTAAGTCCTAGTGAAAATTCTAG CCTCAATCAGACTGTACAATACGGTCTTGTGGGAGTAAAAAAAGGTGATCCAGTGGCGGTAAATTCTACCATGGAGTCAGTGCTCTCGTTGGACAATGGTGATTGGCAACACCCTGCTCAGGAATCATGTCCTTCATGGATTAGTGAAGCGAAGGAAGATCCATTTCCATTAGTCAAACaaccttctcctcctcctgtTCTTGCTCGAGTACAGCAGGAAGTGACTCCAGTTCATCATTCAAAAGTGGCAGATCCAAGACCAGGACTTGCAAATCCATCACAGGATGGGATGCCAAATTCTAATATATATCAGCATTTACACGTG CCAATAAAAATGATGGATGACTTCTTAAGATTGGCTCGGAGAAATACAGAAAAAAACTTGGAAACATGCGCTGTTCTTGCTGGTTCATTG AAGAACAAGGTTTTTCATATCACTACGCTAATAATCCCAAAGCAAGAGTCAACTTCTGATTCG TGTCAAACATTGAATGAGGAAGAAATATTTGAGGTTCAAGACAGACTATCTCTTTTTCCTCTTGGGTGGATTCAT ACACAcccatcacagacctgtttcATGTCATCAGTAGATCTGCACACGCATTACTCATACCAG ATCATGTTACCAGAAGCTATTGCAATTGTTATGGCTCCAACAGACACATCCAG TCCACACGGCATATTTCATCTATCTGACCCAGGTGGTGTATCTGTTATTCGTAACTGTCAACAGCGTGGATTTCATCCCCACGAGGAGCCTTCAGATGGAACCTCAATTTATGAGCACTGTTCTCATGTTTATATTAATTCTAATTTGAAGATTGATGTTATTGATCTGCGGTGA
- the LOC126791783 gene encoding uncharacterized protein LOC126791783 encodes MALTKIQLLILAAALINVALFSKMGSADEDGPETDSQTGGVQGFDPAQIVAKALLCFNDNYVYSSCQASYRLSESGELNVPKEKADEFCNGACLTETHLVLNCVDHILNNFIFYNKATIRDVRDTIHAGCGYGPERGDFNVEEHMAVTSKAPKAANYQTLVGFVLMVLGNGLLF; translated from the exons ATGGCATTAACAAAAATACAACTCTTAATTTTAGCTGCAGCTTTGATCAACGTCGCTCTTTTCAGCAAAATGG GTTCTGCAGATGAAGATGGCCCTGAAACAGACTCACAAACAGGCGGTGTTCAAGGATTTGATCCGGCTCAAATCGTTGCCAAAGCCTTGCTCTGTTTCAATGATAACTAT GTATACAGCAGCTGCCAAGCTTCTTATAGGTTGAGCGAGAGTGGTGAGCTGAATGTTCCGAAAGAGAAAGCCGACGAGTTCTGCAATGGTGCTTGCCTCACAGAAACACACCTTGTACTCAACTGTGTTGATCACATTTTGAACAACTTCATCTTCTACAATAAGGCCACTATAAGAGATGTTAGAGATACTATTCACGCCGGATGTGGATATGGCCCTGAAAGAGGTGACTTCAACGTGGAAGAGCATATGGCTGTGACAAGCAAGGCTCCAAAGGCTGCAAATTACCAGACTCTTGTCGGCTTTGTTTTGATGGTTTTAGGAAATGGATTACTGTTCTGA
- the LOC126791564 gene encoding uncharacterized protein LOC126791564 isoform X1 codes for MTKTKIQIHSYSPPHSTSILLLHPSVFYLWILSFTSLLHLSLCSSTRRAKMSDCNRGQDYLSAQQHEAPTTADKYGGLAPKKKPLISKDHERAYFDSADWALCKQGAGVSPKSTASVETLQPKLQRTPHQQLPPRRPACTTSGYDSLGA; via the exons ATGACCAAAACCAAAATACAGATACATTCTTATTCACCCCCTCACTCAACCtcaattcttcttcttcatccatCTGTTTTTTACCTTTGGATCCTTTCTTTCACCTCTTTGTTGCATCTCTCACTTTGCTCTTCCACCAG GAGAGCGAAGATGTCAGATTGTAACAGAGGCCAAGACTATCTCTCTGCTCAACAGCATGAG GCACCAACGACTGCCGACAAGTATGGAGGACTAGCACCAAAGAAGAAGCCTCTGATTTCAAAG GATCATGAACGTGCCTACTTTGATTCAGCAGATTGGGCACTATGCAAG CAAGGTGCTGGGGTGAGCCCAAAATCAACAGCGTCAGTGGAGACCTTACAACCAAAACTACAG AGAACGCCACACCAGCAGCTTCCTCCAAGGAGACCGGCTTGTACTACATCTGGTTATGATAGCCTT GGGGCATAG
- the LOC126791564 gene encoding uncharacterized protein LOC126791564 isoform X2, with product MSDCNRGQDYLSAQQHEAPTTADKYGGLAPKKKPLISKDHERAYFDSADWALCKQGAGVSPKSTASVETLQPKLQRTPHQQLPPRRPACTTSGYDSLGA from the exons ATGTCAGATTGTAACAGAGGCCAAGACTATCTCTCTGCTCAACAGCATGAG GCACCAACGACTGCCGACAAGTATGGAGGACTAGCACCAAAGAAGAAGCCTCTGATTTCAAAG GATCATGAACGTGCCTACTTTGATTCAGCAGATTGGGCACTATGCAAG CAAGGTGCTGGGGTGAGCCCAAAATCAACAGCGTCAGTGGAGACCTTACAACCAAAACTACAG AGAACGCCACACCAGCAGCTTCCTCCAAGGAGACCGGCTTGTACTACATCTGGTTATGATAGCCTT GGGGCATAG